A region of the Mytilus edulis chromosome 11, xbMytEdul2.2, whole genome shotgun sequence genome:
ttttaaacttatttaaaagtaatattggtttggacgttttctctaaaaccaacgACCATTAAgctagcttccagtttaacaccatgaataagttaacatattacaaaatttaacaaaaaaaaaaaacatttagattcaaaaggtatgttgttatcaatgattttttactgacaggaataGTTAACTTatggtatctcattctcgatagctATCGGGGGCTTCGTCCCTTTCGAACCAACTACCAGCAGGTGCTTTAACATTGAGCGGTTTTCACCCCTCATATtcctcgccaaggttcgggcgtacacgtaaaaatgacccagctacgccactggttattgcatgaatattgggggaattttgtcccgagtagaattttatattgcacgaacttgcgagtgcaatatatgttctacgagggacaatattcccctatattcatgcaataacccttttattgtatagcaatataatatttgaaagtaaaaataggtttaaactaagatttttacgttgatgacgtcataattttgaagatttattgcactagtgcaattttggaatttattgcacgctaacttagGTTGCTTTCTGTGGGAAGttttatattgctatgcaataacaTATACTATAAAGTGTCTTGGTTATGTATAATCTGGTTTTTTAATGTTCTGAATGAAGCGACAGCGTAATTCTTGAAGCGAATGTTTTTTTCCGAATTTTTTTTCGGAAATTCCCCAGCATGCACTTCcagtgtttttatattttgtagttaatcttaaaatctttcaaagacgctttcagatatttgaatttaaataacaaGATCAATAGTTAAAAGTACGCGAACATTTCTCTTCATTAATTATGAAATAGCCGTTTGtaacaatgaaataaagtaaaaaaaaggtATCTTTCTGTGAGTTATCTATCAGACTTCCTATTCATGACATGCTCACGTTGCAGGAAACTacatggatgaaatttgaaaaaaataggcaggacaggagttttgagtaaaaaaaaaggcaggatgagcaacttggtaaaaaaaaaggcaggatgacaatttgtgtaaaaaaagtcaggataactagtaaaaaaaaaggcaggactgaatagagtaaaaaataaaacggcaggacagagattacatttaaaaaaaaaaagcaggacaaaatttttcatcctagcccccccccccataaaaatcaaatggtagctcccttataatTTGTGTACAAAACTATTACACATCATTTATTAACCGAATGTCCTCCTTTTTCCCAATGTTTTATATAAGTCATTATTATGTATTTCCTCATTTTAGGCCCGAATAAAGCATACGTAAAAATATCTTGTAAACCTGCCTTTCTTTCTATTAGTCATGCATTAGGACCCTCAGTAGCCAAGTAGTCAAAGTTTATATGACTTTAAGTGTTCGAACATAGCGAATTGTACTGTGGGTGTGTTCGAACAAAGTACATTGTAGTGTAAATGTGTTCGAACATGTAGATGTGTTCGAACATAGCACATTGTACTGTAGTAGATGTTTTCGAACATAGAACATTATACTGTAGATGTGTtcgaacatagaaaattatactGTAGATGTGTTCGAACATAGAACATTATACTTTAAGTGTTCGAACATAGCGAATTGTTCTGTGGGTGTGTTCGAACAAAGTACATTGTAGTGTAAATGTGTTCGAACATGAAGATGTGTTCGAACATAGCACATTGTACTGTAGATGTTTTCGAACATAGAACATTATACTTTAAGTGTTCGAACATAGCGAATTGTTCTGTGGGCGTGTTCGAACAAAGTACATTGTAGTGTTAATGTGTTCGAACATGTAGATGTGTTCGAACATAGCACATTGTACTGTAGATGTGTTCGAACATAGAACATTATACTGTAGATGTGTTCGAACATAGAACATTGTACTGTAGATGTTTTCGAACATAGAACATCATACTTTAAGTGTTCGAACATAGCGAATTGTTCTGTGGGCGTGTTCGAACAAAGTACATTGTAGTGTAAATGTGTTCGAACATGTAGATGTGTTCGAACATAGCACATTGTATTGTAGATGTGTTCGAACATAGAACATTATACTATAGATGTGTTCGAACATAGAACATTGTACTGTAGATGTTTTCGAACATAGAACATTATACTTTAAGTGTTCGAACATAGCGAATTGTTCTGTGGGCGTGTTCGAACAAAGTACATTGTAGTGTAAATGTGTTCGAACATGTAGATGTGTTCGAACATAGCACATTGTACTGTGGATGTTTTCGTACATAGCACATTGTACTCTGGATGTGTTCGAACATAGAACATTATACTGTAGATGTGTTTGAACATAGAACATTATACTGTAGATGTGTTCGAACATAGAACATTGTACTGAAGATGTTTTCGAACATAGAACATTATACTTTAAGTGTTCGAACATAGCGAATTGTTCTGTGGGTGTGTTCGAACAAAGTACATTGTAGTGTAAATGTGTTCGAACATGTAGATGTGTTCGAACATAGCACATTGTACTGTAGATGTTTTCGAACATAGAACATTATACTTTAAGTGTTCGAACATAGCGAATTGTTCTATGGGTGTGTTCGAACAAAGTACATTGTAGTGTAGATGTTTTCAAACATAGTACATTGTACTGTGGATGAGTTCGAACATAGCACATTTTATTGTAGATGTGTTCGAATCATATCTTAACACTTAAAAGTGGCCACCATGATAAAGCCAAGATTGCTGAAAGATgcattaaacaccaacaatcaatcaatcatctgaTATACGATACGGAGCCTCGATATGGAGACTAGATTTCGTGTAGTTCTATTTAAGACACCGGTTCATCAAACGTCtgacaaatcattaaaaaaacactttctaGATCGATTTGCTTATTCTTCCTTAGAAGCAGTTTGAGAGTCCACTCACGGTTTGTGGTGGAATTCGTGTTGACAAGTCACTAGTTTGTATTTTGTGGAAACATCACCAAGACCCTCTatcattatacatacatgtacaagtaatTAATTCAAACTTTATTTACATGTAGAGAACACGACATAACCCATTTTACACTACACACAGTAAACAGATGAAATAGTGTCAACTATGAGAGTTCTTCTCCTGTTCTTCTTTTCTACGTTTTGTTTTCTCATGATGAATTTCTCCTGTTCTTTTTCGTGGGATTTTATGGCGCCGGCGATAGATTTCCTCTGTTCAACTGTGTTTTCCTCGTTGTAAGTGTCTCATGTTATACTGTTATCCCCTTCGATATACGTTTTTCCTGTCACTAGTATTCAACTTGTGACAAGTGTCTCCTGTTCTACTATTTTCTCCACGCGTTTAATTTTCTTGTCATATGGTTCTTCTCCTCGTGATAAGTGTTTCCTGTTCTGTCGTTTCTGCTAGTGATAAGTAGTCATTGTTCTACTCTTTTTCTAATTGTAATATGTTGAAAGCTGTTCTTCTCCGATGATTaagtttcgtgtttttttttacaactatTTTTCCTCGTGATACCATTTCGTTCTATATGTTTTAATGTGCTACTCTTCTTCTCATAACAAGTATTCGTTAACTCTTCCCTTGATATTTTTTCATCCATTCTTCTCCGGGTCCCCGTGATAAGGTTTCACCCATTCATCTTCCCGTGATCAGTTTTCATCCATTCATCTTCCCGTGATAAGTTTTCATCCATTCTTCTCCCCGTGATAAGTTTTCATCCATTCTTCTCCCCGTGATAAGTTTTCACCCATTCATCTTCCCGTGATAAGTTTTCTACCATTTATCTTCCCGTGATAAGTTTTCTACCATTCTTCTCCCCGTGATAAGTTTTCATCCATTCATCTTATCCGTGataagttgttatccattcttctTCCCGTGATAAGTTTTCATCCATTCTTCTCCCCGTGATAGGTTTTCATTCATTCTTCTTCCCGTGATAAGTTTTCATCCATTCTTCTCCTCGTGATAAGTTTTCATCCATTCTTCTCCCCGTGATAAGTGTTCATCCATTCTTCTTCCCGTGATAAGTTTTCGTCATTTTTTTCTCCCTGTGACACATTGTGTTCTCCCCATGATAAGTTTTCTGTTGTGTTCTCCCCATGATAAGTGTTCTGTTGTGTTCTCCCCTTTATAAGTTTTCTATTGTGATCTCCCTATGATAAGATTCCTATTGTGTTCTCCCCATGATAAGTTTTCTTTGGTGTTCTCCCCTTGATAAGTTTTCTGTTGTGTTCTCCCCATGGTAAGTTTTCTTTTGTGTTCTCCTCATGATACGTTTTCTGTCGTAAACTCCCCTTGATAAGTTTTTTTATTGTGATCTCCCCATGATAAGTTTCCTATTGTGTTCTCCTCATGATAAGCTTTCTGTTGTGTTCTCCCCATGATAAATTTTCTGTTGTGTACTCCCCTTGATCAGTTTTCTATTGTGATCTCCCCATGATAAGTTCCCTATTGTGTTCTCCCCATGATAAGTTTTCTATTGTGATCTCCCCATGATAAGTTTACTATTGTGTTCTCCCCATGATAAGTTTTCTGTTGTGTTCTCCCCATGATAAGTTTCCTATTGTGTTCTCCCCATGATAAGTTTTCTGTTGGGTTCTCCCCATGataagttttctgttttgttctCCCCATAATAAGTTTTTTATTGTGTCCTCCTCATGGCAATTTTTCTATTGTGTTCTCCTCATTGTAAGTTTTCTATGGTGTTCTTTTCATGATAAGTTTTCTATTGTGTACTCCCAATGATACGTTTTCTGTTATGTTCTCCCCATGATAAGTTTTCTGTTGTATTCTCCTCATGGTAAGTTTTCTATTGTTTTCTCCTCATGATAAGTTTTCTATTGTGTACTCCCCATGATACGTTTTCTATTGTGTTCTCTTCATGGTAAGTTTTCTTTTGTGTTCTCCCCATGATTAGTTTCCTATTGTGTTCTCCTCATGATAAGTTTTCCTATTGGGTTCTCCCCATGAAATTTTCCTATTGTGTTCTCCTCATGATAAGTTTTCTGTTGGGTTCTCCCCATGATAAGTTTCCTATTGTGTTCTCCTCATGATAAGTTTTCTGTTGTTTTCTCCCCATGATAATTTTCCTATTGTGTTCTCCCCATGATAAGTTTCCTATTGTGTTCTCCCCATGATAGGTTTACTGTTGGGTTCTTCCCATGATAAgttttcaattgtgttctccCCATGATAAGTTTTCTGTTGTGTTCTTCTCATGATAAGTTTTTTATTGTGTTCTCCTCATGGTAATTTTTCTATTGTATTCTCCTCATGATAAGTTTTCTATTGTGTTCTCCCCATGATAAGTTTTCTGTTGTGTTCTCCCCATGATAAGTTTCCTATTGTGTTCTCCCCATGATAAGTTTTCTATTTTGTTCTCCTCatgataagttttatttattgtgttcTCACCATGATAAATTTCCTATTGTGTTCTCCCCatgataatttttctattttgttctCCTCATGATAAGTTTTCTATTGTGTTCTCCTCATGATGAGTTTTCTATTGTGTTCTCCTCATAGTAAGTTTTCTATTGTGTTCTCCCTGTGGCACGTTTTCTATGTGATCTCCCATGGTAAGTTTTCTATTGTTTTCTCCCCGTGAAAAGTTTTCTATTATGTTCTCCCTGTGGCACGATTTCTGTTGTGTACTCCCAATGATAAGTTTTCTGTTGTTTACTCCCCATGATAAGTTTTCTGTTGTGTACTCCCCTTGATAAGTTTCCTATTGTGTTCTCCCCTTGATAAGTTTTCTATTGTGTTCTCCTCatgataagttttatttattttgttctcCCTGTGGCACGTTTTCTATGTGATCTCCCATGGTAAGTTTTTTATTGTGTTCTCCCCGTGACAAGTTTTCTATTATGTTCTCCCTGTGTCACGTTTTCTATTGTGTTCTCCCCTTGAAAAGTGTTCTATAATTTTCTCCCCGTGATGTTTTTCTATTGTGTTCTCTCCATGACATGTTTTCTGATGTATTCTTCGTGTGACCTCGTTTTCTACTGTGTTCTCCCATGATACGTTTTCTATTATGTTCTCCCCGTGAAAGGTTTTCTATTGTGTTTCTCCATGATAGGTTTTCTGTTGTACTCTTCCTGTGACACGTTTTCTACTGTGTTCTACAATAAGGTTTCTAATGTGTTCTTGCCGTGTAAAGTTTTCTTTAATAGTCCCCCCTGTGACACATTTTCTATTGTGTTCTCCCATGATAAGTTTTATGTTGTGTTCTCCCCGTGATAAGTATTCTAATTATGTTCTCCCCCTGAAAAGTAATCATTGTGTTCCTATCTTGATAAGTTTTCTGTTGTGTACTCCCCATGATAAGTTTCCTATTGTGCTCTCCCCATGATAAGTTTTCTTTAATGTTATCCTCGTGATAAGTTTTCTATTGTAATTTCCCTGTGATGAGTTTTCTATTGTGTTCGATTTCTCCTCATGATAAGTTTTCTATTGTGTTCTCTCCATGACAAGTTGACGTTTAATGTGTTCTGTCAATGATAAGGTTTCTGTTGTGATCTCACCATGATAAGTTTTCTATTGTTCTCCCTGTGAAACGCTTTCTTATGTGTTCTCATCGTGATAAGTTTTCTATTATGTTCTCCCTGTGTCACGTTTTCTATTGTGTTCTCCCCTTGAAAAGTGTTCTATAATTTTCTCCCCGTGATGTTTTTCTATTGTGTTCTCTCCATGATATGTTTTCTGATGTATTCTTCGTGTGACCTCGTTTTCTACTGTGTTCTCCCATGATACGTTTTCTATTATGTTCTCCCCGTGAAAGGTTTTCTATTGTGTTTCTCCATGATAGGTTTTCTGTTGTACTCTTCCTGTGACACGTTTTCTACTGTGTTCTACAATAAGGTTTCTAATGTGTTCTTGCCGTGTAAAGTTTTCTTTAATAGTCCCCCCTGTGACACATTTTCTATTGTGTTCTCCCATGATAAGTTTTATGTTGTGTTCTCCCCGTGATAAGTATTCTAATTATGTTCTCCCCCTGAAAAGTAATCATTGTGTTCCTATCTTGATAAGTTTTCTGTTGTGTACTCCCCATGATAAGTTTCCTATTGTGTTCTCCCCATGATAAGTTTTCTTTAATGTTATCCTCGTGATAAGTTTTCTATTGTAATTTCCCTGTGATGAGTTTTCTATTGTGTTCGATTTCTCCTCATGATAAGTTTTCTATTGTGTTCTCTCCATGACAAGTTGACGTTTAATGTGTTCTGTCAATGATAAGGTTTCTGTTGTGATCTCACCATGATAAGTTTTCTATTGTTCTCCCTGTGAAACGCTTTCTTATGTGTTCTCATCGTGATAAGTTTTCTATTATGATCTCCCCATGATAAGTTTCTATTTTGTTCTCCCCATGATAAGTTATCTTTTATGTTCTCCCCATGTCCTTTTCAAGATAAATAATCTACGATCTTGTCGTTGTAATAATCTACTTAAGGTCGTAGACAGTGTTCTCCTTGAACATGAACATCACTCATCAACTTTCATATGTTTTCATGGGAATATGTTCATAAACATGTGACTTCACCATTTTTCTTATGCATCCCAGTTTTGAGTTTTACTATAATTGTCATCTGTACGTTTTCTCGTGTGATTATCAACTACAAGGCCGAATACAGGCTTTATCATATACATCACAGGAACGGGGTTAATCACCTTCATGTGTTCTCATGTGACTCTGTAAATCGCCAAGTCGACTGAACCCTTTACCGCATACGTCACAGTCATGAGGTTTTTCGCCAGTGTGTATTCTCATGTGATTCTGTAAAGAATGAAGGCGACTAAACCCTTTACCGCATACGTCACAATCATGAGGTTTTTCACCTGTGTGTATTCTCATGTGACTCTGCAAATCACCAAATCGACGGAACCGTTTTCTACATACATCACAAACATAAGGTTTATCACCTGTGTGTATTCTCATGTGATCTTGTAAAGAATGAAggtgactaaaccctttaccgcATACGTCACAATCATGAGGtttttcacctgtatgtgttctcatgtgaattCGTAAACTACATTTCTGAcgaaaccctttaccacatacattgcAGACatgaggtttatcacctgtatgtgttttcatgtgaATCTTTAAATATCCAAGCTGACCAAACCCTTTATCACATACATTGCAGACatgaggtttatcacctgtatgtgttaGCATATGAATTTGCAAATTACGATTAAGACTAAACCGTTTATCACATACATTACATGCATGAGGTTTTTCACCTGTATGTGTGCGCATGTGAAACTGTAAATGTTGAAGCCAAGAATAACCTTTCGAACAAacactacatgtataaaatttttctccagtatgtgttctcatgtgtctcttTAAGTAAAGGCTTTGACTAAATTCTTTAgcacatacatcacatttatgACATTTTTCACTAGCATGTATTTTCATGTGTCTCGTTAGGTAATTTCTTTGAGTAAATTCTTTAGCACATACATTACATTTATGACATTTTTCACCAGTATGTATTTGCATGTGTATCGTGAGGTTACGTTTTCGAGTAAATTCTTTGGCACAAGCTTCGCATTTATGACATTGTGaaccagtatgtgttctcatgtgattCTTTAGGAAATTTCTTTGAGTAAATTCTTTAgcacatacatcacatttataaCATTGTTCACCAGTATGTGTTTTCATGTGTCTCGTTAGAACACTTCTTTGAGTAAATTCTTTAGCACATACATTACATTTATGACATTTTTCACCAGTATGTATTTTCATGTGTGTCGTTATGTAACATTTTCGAGCAAATTCTTTGGCACAAACTTCGCATTTATGACATTGTGaaccagtatgtgttctcatgtgagtCGTTAGGTCATTTCTTTGAGTAAATTCTTTAgcacatacatcacatttatgacatttttcaccagtatgtgttctcatgtgtctctttaagtaaatactttgacTAAATGTTTTAGCACACACATCACATTTATGCGATTTTTCACTAGTATGTGTTTTCAGATGAATATTTAGGTAATTTCTTTGAGTAAATTCTTTAgcacatacatcacatttatgACATTGTTCACCAGTATGTGTTTTCATGTGTCTCGTTAGGTAATTTTCTGTGGTAAATTCTTTAACAGAAACATCAAATTTATGACATTCAACAACAGTAGAATCATCCTGTTGTCCAATACCTGTCTCTGTTGTATCATTTTGATTAATAACCTTATCCTCCACCATATTCATCCTAATAATAAACGTTATCTTCAGAATGTGTCTTCTGTGACTCTATAAGGAGCAAGAGGAAAAAAGGTTAATGACAAAACCAGGAATCAGTCCTATACTAATAGTTTGTGTAAAATACCGGCTTGTAAAGTTATCTAATGAGTACTCTATAAAAAGCTATACAAGATGTCTAAACCAATaatccatttgccaattaccgatttgattctggtATTACACATTCTTAAAATAAATTACTTTCCTTTGTCAATCGTAAACTGTTTCTATAGCGGACAAATAGCGTTTGCCAATGCAAATCATGATAGgttgaaagtgatgtatcggcgGTTTCAACCAATTGTGCATGAAAAATAACCTTTAGTGACAAAAGTATTTagctaaacaacaaattaatgtaattcaAAGATTTGAAAAACTTAAAGGATACGCCGCgcaggtaaatttgctctttccCCTAGCTCTCCAGTAAAAATGTATGTCCCTCACAAGGGACCAACAACAAAAAGGGACCTCTAATTATAGGGTCAactacgggaattggcaaatagtgtaatcattttgtttatttcctttgGTTACATCCtctgacattagactcggacttctcttgaactgaattttaatgtgcgtattgttatgcgttcacttttctgcattggttagaggtataggggaggggagggttgagatctgataaacatgtttaatcccgccgcatttatgcgcgtgtcctaagtcaggagtctctggcctttgttagtcttgtattatttttcattttagttcttgtgtacaatttggagtttagtatggcgtttattatcactgaagctgaaggacacctatgggtgcgggaatttctcgctgcattgaagacctgttggtgaccttctgctgttgtctgctctatagccgggttgttgtctctttgacacattccctatttccattctcaattttattaatattgtattgtCAACAACATTATCTGTTCATCATTAAAATGGCATTTAATAATTTGGTTCGTCCTTTTCTAATATATATAACGTGTATAATTTGGGAATTTGGTATATGAATGTGTACAGATCATACTGCTAGTACCATCGGCAAACTTCGGGTCTATCCGCTACTCTCCTTTGAAGGTATTGAATCGGCCGAGTTATAGCATATTGCTATTGCAATTGTTAGAACCAGGAAAAAAAATTCTACTTTTGAATATACTAGCTTAATTACATTTATAAAGACAGGAATATCccagaaaaaaacacaattaaagCTTCCAAATTCAAGTTACTGGCACATTTCCTTATTCCAAGTGCATATTTTCAagactttttttatgtttaaccCTTATTGTCAAAATCACCAAATACACAATCATTTTGGAATGACGACCGACTACTGAGTGAAAACTCGGCTGGTTTTATACTTAACGATTGTTGTTTTCCTTCGCATTTCAAGTATGGTTTCTTGTGGAACACATTCTGATGAAtagtaaaaaaagaagaaaagaaaaaaatcaatttcaaaagaaTCAAACGAGAACATTAGGATATAGAAACTTGATGTACAAATGTTGCTATGCGAATACATTCCTGGAGTACCAACTGCAATTAACAACTGGTTTCATACCttttaaacaagtacaaagtaggAGAGCACTAAGGACCCAACTTTCCAAAAcattgtaccaaatacggctaaggtaatcaattcctgggataagaaaatcctcaggTTTACGAAAAATGTCTGTACCTATCCCTTAAACGCGTCTTAATTTTCTCCTTCATTGGAGTAAGAATCgtttaatattacaatattatGACTCCTACCTGCGTATATTGTCTCTGTATGTCTGTATCTATCTCGTTAAATTATGTCTTTATTTTCTCCCTAATCGGAGAAAGATTCGTTAAACAGTTACAATATTATGACTCCTATAGTCTATCTATCTGCTCGTGTCTTCATGTTCTATGCATGTTCACAACCAATATTTATACACTATATTGAAAATAACATATTCAATGACATGTGAAATTTGTATTAATACTCTCAATAAAAAAATCACCTAGAGCCATAACGGCTTTcactttaattcatataaaaataataactaagtTTAATTCAGTTCAATATGTATACTATTCAATACTAGCTTCTAGCAATACTCTGATTATGACATTTCATAACCTGTAGCCATGACAGCTTTCacattaattattataaaattattaaaaaaaacaacaattaagcaattaaattttatattttgtttaagtCTTTGTTCTCGTTAATTAAGGaaataattgatgaaatattactTTAGTGTAGTTTTCACATGGATATGAATCATATTCTTAAtagataatattttaaatatatattttttatattttttttatataactgttgaggtgtcagaccaccaattaaaaatccctatctgttcaaccaaattttgcaattttcacagctttctaaatattttaccttaagtttaacttcaaggaaaccaggtatatcctgaattgtacatgtatcaccttcctacatgccaattttcaaccaatgtttaaagtcttgtaacaaattactgattttgaaaagacaggtactaccaaaataactcccggttttctggaaatcttaaattagtgtactatgtagcgcattaatcctgaatttttaatgcaaactcatagacaagtgaattttggctcaaaatggtctaaatatatttccctttcaccaaaagtttcatttctgcaaatttgttggttagtttaagtaaacaatgacatcaaaagcactattttgtgtcaaagtaggactaaacgttctaaattggagggagtaattggtggtctgacaccttgatgtgctacatatttttgtttcgttcattttttagaacagaaataaatagtaaaatatttgGCCTCACTCCCTATGAATGTTACTAGCCCTTTATGGATCCGTAAAGggtcagtagcaaaccatataactATAGAATGCGAAACAAAAATGGAAGATGCTCTGTTcataataatatagggttattgcatgaatattggggaattttgtcccgagtagaattttatattgcacgaacttgcgagtgcaatatatgttctacgag
Encoded here:
- the LOC139494043 gene encoding zinc finger protein 91-like; amino-acid sequence: MNMVEDKVINQNDTTETGIGQQDDSAVVECHKFDVCVKEFTKENYITSHMRIHTGEQYHKCDVCAKEFTQRNYLKIHLKTHTSEKSHKCDVCAKAFSQSSHLKRHMRTHTGHKCDVCAKEFSQRNYLKIHLKTHTGEQCHKCEVCEKEFTRKSYLPTHMKIHTGEKCHKCNVCAKEFTQKNVLTRHMKTHTGEQCHKCDVCAKEFTQRNFLKNHMRTHTGSQCHKCEACAKEFTRKCYLTTHMKIHTGEKCHKCNVCAKEFTQRNYLTRHMKIHTGDKPHVCNVCDKGFGQLGYLKRHMRMHTGEKPHDCDVCGKGFSRLHSLQDHMRIHTGEKPHDCDVCGKGFSRLGDLQSHMRTHDECVPQETILEMRRKTTIVKMNMVEDKVINQNDTTETGIGQQDDSTVVECHKFDVSVKEFTTENYLTRHMKTHTGEQCHKCDVCAKEFTQRNYLNIHLKTHTSEKSHKCDVCAKTFSQSIYLKRHMRTHTGEKCHKCDVCAKEFTQRNDLTTHMRTHTGSQCHKCEVCAKEFARKCYITTHMKIHTGEKCHKCNVCAKEFTQRSVLTRHMKTHTGEQCYKCDVCAKEFTQRNFLKNHMRTHTGSQCHKCEACAKEFTRKRNLTIHMQIHTGEKCHKCNVCAKEFTQRNYLTRHMKIHASEKCHKCDVCAKEFSQSLYLKRHMRTHTGEKFYTCSVCSKGYSWLQHLQFHMRTHTGEKPHACNVCDKRFSLNRNLQIHMLTHTGDKPHVCNVCDKGFGQLGYLKIHMKTHTGDKPHVCNVCGKGFRQKCSLRIHMRTHTGEKPHDCDVCGKGFSHLHSLQDHMRIHTGDKPYVCDVCRKRFRRFGDLQSHMRIHTGEKPHDCDVCGKGFSRLHSLQNHMRIHTGEKPHDCDVCGKGFSRLGDLQSHMRTHEGD